Genomic window (Nicotiana sylvestris chromosome 7, ASM39365v2, whole genome shotgun sequence):
GATCATCACGTCTAATTATAATCCATATAGTTTTATGTTCGGTCGGGACTAGAGTCGTCAATATGGGCTTGGCTCGTTGGGCCAACCCAGCCCAGCGCGTGATTTAGCAAGGCTGGGCTTGAAATTTTGGAGCCCATTTAAAAGCGAGGCTTTAAGCTCGGCTCGAGTTAGCCCGTGGCTCGTGAGGCTTGACTGGAGCTGGGATGGTCTGGCCTATGGGCCTAATAAAAAtacttattttaaaatatataaaatataaaaagtatATGACACAAAAAATAACAAGAAGAGTACACAAgcttaaagtttattaaactCATCATATTAAAAGATCAAAGTCTTAAAActttaattagttttaaaaatttaattattcttaatatttaactaattaatattgcatacAAAATGTAGATGTAGATGAAAGTGAAAATGTTAAGATAACCTTCTCACAagcggattcaaatgtgtttgatgaaAATGATGTGTTGGATATCCCATAAGCATCATGGACAttctcttgaatagtttgttttgatttttgacttttagtgaatgaaatatagtcTTGTGATTTACTTTGTTAGTgtttattgtgatatattggagcagtataaaaagttattaagttttATGAAATTTTTTCACTAAATTTTTTGATAGAATATAAGGCTCcaccaaactctatagagaaccaAGTTCTTTATCAGATTCAAcagtacacacacacacactacaGTAAATATAATGATAAGAGGAATTTTACATGGAAAATTCCCTGATCAATGGGATTAAAAATcatgacctacccttgtaggaatTTAACTTAATTACTGAacaacttttagattacaacctatgcatcctaggaattaacctcttaattcCTCACTAACTTTtaatactctattacaagccactttgtaataactctattacaaagactttaaaacatgactaactctagccaataCTCAAACACACATGTTTAAGGTTTACAAAGGGGTTCCTATAGAACGCTTCTAAACCATCTAGATAGGaattaaaattgaagaactattacaaagttacaactcaactaaggacatataaTGACTTGATGTGGGAACTGGTCAGTAGTTGATTTAttctttgttcttgaagcacTTGAGACTTTCTTGCTAGATAGTCACGTGAGGAGCTTGAGTAAAATCTCTAAGTGTTCAAGTGAGTATGTTTTATCTTCCTTTattgtatatatacatgtatgacatcacttacaatgatatAAGCAAGGTACATAAAAAGTCTACCCTGGAAAGTTGACTGTTGCACTATTCATACACTGTAGCATGTGCAAGCAACAACTGTCCAactggagagttgactttgtaCTGTCTCCTCGAGAACTGGTAGGGACATGTTCCCTCAGCTATTCCttccactctgaagagttgaatcATAACTCATGCTGAATCCCAACCTGGAACcttgtgatcttaaggtcttgtaaatatgtaacagattccttatctggttctggatagtaagtttgttaaatcatcaaaacataaagtaaagtacttgtgACCAAAGTACTTATAagctatcaatttccccctttttgatgatgataaaCTCATAATTGAAAATCCCAGAAAGAACCACACAGAACAAGACTGCGAACCACAAAGACCTTAAGTTTCCCCTTGAATCTCTTCATTCCCCCTTAATCAGTACCCGAACCTCTGTGAGTTCCCCCTAAATTATTCAATTCATTTATGTTCTTTACTATTCAATTAAACtatttcccccttttggcatcataaaaagcACAAAATAAGAAAgtagcataaagaagtctagcatggttaactcatgccacttgtgtgcacacaacatgataaaAAACAGAGACACAAGAGCAGCAACATAAACAACAAAAAGGAAAGCACTTGCATTAACCAAATTTGGCTTTTACAAGCGGGATCAGAATCATTATTATCATCCATAGtttaaaataaacaaaacaattACCAGAACCAAGAAAAACATCACCAAAAACAACTAAGAAGATAGACACTGGAAACTGGACACTAAAGGGACATTCTTTAGGGGACACTAGAGGAAGGGGGCTTGGAAGAGGAAGTAAGGGTTTGGAGAACAAGATCCAAGCGAGCATTCGCGGACATTTGCTCATTGAGAAGTATTTCTTTTAGGTACTCCACCTATTTCTTGAGTTCAACATTCTCCTTTGTTAGGCATGCAACTTCTGAGCTGTGAGAACTACTAAAACCAGGTGCCTTTTGTACCTGACTGAGCTGACTCTCAAGAATCACGTTCCTAGCCTTCAACCTCTGGATCTCCTCTGTGGCACTGTTCTGAGCATTTATCAGTTGAGAGATAGTGAAAGTGCTTCCAACTCTTCCGACCTTGTCAATACACTCACACTCCTCAAGAGTATTGTTCGAAAAAGATTGCTTTTTAGTGCCCACTTTGGCTTGTCCCAAAGGTACTTTGAAGAACTCAAAGACCTTTGTGAGAAGAAAACCATAAGGTAGTCCAAGATTCCCATCCTTAAGGTTTTTACCTTCTCTATATGCTCAATCATTATGGCAGGCAAATTGATGGTGGTAAAATTATCCAGGGCTTCTATTAGGAACAAGTCAGCTTTGGATGCAACAGATCTTCTCTCAGCGTGGGGAAGCAATACTTTGTTAACCATCTCAAAAAGCAACTGATACATGGAAGGAGTACCTTCTTATGCACTTGTTCCCCATGCTGTATTGCTTTGTCCTTGACAATGACATTTATGAAGTTTGATGTGTAGGCACCCTGAGCAGACGACAATCCTTCGATAGGAAAACCCAGAATTGAGCCCAATAAGGCAGAGTCCATCACTATGTCAACCCcatttatcaaaacaaaaatTCGATCACCCTCTACTATGAAGAGGTTGGTATAGAAACTTCGTACCTCCTCCTCATACACTTTGGGAACCTCATTTATAAACAAATTTGACCATTGTTGAGAATCATAAATTTCAATCAATTATCTCATCGCAGCAAGTTCTAGAATGTTAGAGGCAAATGTGCGACCCCACAGTACTTTATGATTTTTCAACTTCCTTTTCCCAGAACTCAAAGACTCACTAACTTTTGCTTTCTTGATGGAACTAGGTTCCTCATCATCATCCATTTTTCTTTTTACTGACTTGCGAATAGACTTTCCCTTCTCCACTGACTTTTTCTGCATACGTCTACAAGATTTTTCCACTTGTTCATCATTAGACTTGTCACCACTCTCTTTCACTGACCTGTCACCAGAATTCTTCACCAACTTTTCACTGGAAGCAGTATCAGCACCCTGAAAGTACTTTCAGCATTTGTAGAAGTGTGCCTTATAGATTGAGAGAGAGAGTGCTTCTACTTCGAGGTCTTGTGGGttaaggaactaggttcctcttCTGCTTCCTCATCCACATTTACTACAGGAACGACTTTTTCATACATAACTTTTCCATCCTTTAtcatccttctcttttttttgctcctttgactcttcttgagagcAAACTCCATAGCCTCCTTTTTGCTGTAACCGACAAATGGTTCACTTAGGGGTTGACTCTGGATCTACAACTGGCTTACTTCTAGCCCTGATAAAACTAGCATATACCAAATCATATGTGTCTTCTTCACTATCATAATTTATCTCAGGAACCACCATGTTTAGAGGCTCAACATAGAAGTGGGGAGAAGGAGCAGGATCAACACTGTCCTGGGGAGATGACCCCTGACCTGGATCATTCGCAAAGGGATAAGGTTCATCACTTGGGACCCCAGTAGTGTCATCTTAAATCGGTTGTTCAAATAGAAAAATTGCTCCCCAGTCTTCTGTAGACTGAGGCTCTTTCCCTTGAGGCTCAGACCCTCATCCACCTTCCTCTACAACAACCCCTTTTGAGGCAATGGAGAGCATATTTTCCATTCCCTTCTTTTCTTGTGGTTTCATGGAAATTTCAACAGAAGGAGGAGTGATATTGCAGCCTGTCATGGTTGATTCAGTTTCTTCATGACTAATCACTGGATTTTCACTCGAGTGCCCAAACATGGAGAGGGTTGATGATTCCTGACAAAGGTTCCCTTGTTTACCCTATTCACCCTATTTACTCTATTTGATCGGTGAAACTAGAGGAGGACAGACATTCTCAACCTTGCCTAGATGAGGAATAGAATCGTAGTGGGTAGGAGAGGAAGTGGAGTGTGGATGAGATTTTGCTTTAGGGTTTGGACTAGTGATTGTGTTGGGGGAAGAGTTCACCGTTGGAATGCTGACTAGTGTCGACTCAATCACAGTATTGTCGGGCACACTGGAGTTTGCTTGATTTTCAGACATGGTGAGATTGTACTCGAAGGGTTGTAGATTGAGAAGAGAGAAGACAAAGAGGAGGCTTTGAATTTTGGAAGAGAAGGGTTGTaatgttgatttatttatgatGAGGGACCAATTTTGAAATGGTGGCAACCTTTTGCTTGGGGAGTTGTATCGTTCAGAAAAAGTGTGATGCTTTGGATAAAAAGACACAACTTAAAGAGACTGTCACGCTGATAATGATGATGTGGCATTgtttttgtccatttaaaattgTGTATAAAATAACAAAGAAGCTACTAACATGTATCAAGAAAACTAGGTTCCCTGATAGGTCTAGCAAGTGAGTTTAACCCCTTTTTCAGCATGCATTGCATCATCTGCTTCTGTAGTCATCATGCGTGTCTACCTATAACGGTATAGAGGTGAATTAGACTTagtcagaaaacactttagctaactTTTAGCTGATTATGACTTTCATAACCAATCATGAGGAACCAGGTTCTCAGTTGGGTTTTATCATCCCCAGTGTAAGATGATTTTTCTTAGAATATTTTCTTCTTAGGGCTTTGGTGAAGGTGTCAGAAACTTGATCTTCAGCAATCAATGTATTTGACCCTCTTGAGTTGGTCTCAAGGTCTTCCAATATGCTGCTTGGTCCACAACATTTGAGCACAACAGGAGGCGGATGATACATATTTTGCTTCAGCTGTTGAGAGTGCACTTGAATTTTGCTTCCTTGAGCCTTATGAGACAAGATAGAAACCCAAAGAATGTCCCATTTCAGGCGAGCTTTTCCTATCCATTACTTGAAGGATAGTAGAGAAACAAGTCATGTGTTCCTCTAAGATATCTCAAAATTCTTGCACCAACCTTCAGATGAGACTTCTTTGGATTTGACTGAAACCTTGCAGAGAACCCAACTCTGAACACGATGTCTGGTTAACTTGCAATGAGATACAGTAGTGATTCAGTGATGTCTCTATGCATGGTTTGATTTAGGGGAGAACCAGTGTTACATCTcgtattttcgtacgttaaagttccgtcttcagttaattgatgtAGAATCGGTGATGAGATTTTCTTGAGGTTATAAGCATTTATGCTATTTTgtaacaagcaataagtaagtaCCATAAAAGATAAAGggtaaacgaatcaaagaaaatgagtttcattgtAGGTTGTTGATTTGGGAAAAAATACGGTCCAAGcaataatacccggtatttatgaactagtgccatacaagatactatatgaccatgatagtaaggtgtacaaggtatgttaaaagtgagtagtattttcagcaggttgagataattcttaattatgagggtaattggttaattattgggtaatgggatattacctaattaattagggATATATTGGATAAGAATTAAAATGACATTATGTGGCAGCCCCCACCCTTCCCCCATTCAAATTAAGTGACTCATAATCTAGATTGAAAGGTGGCCAACTAAAAGTTATACACATGACACTTACGTGTAAAGACATAATGAGAAGCTTGGCATTTTGGCTTCATTTGGCCTTAAGATAATCAAGTAAGTAATCATATCATTTTCTTTATATTTCAAACACTATAAAACAGACGTTAGCACTTCCTACAAGGATTCATAACATCTTCAAAGAGAGTTCATAACATCTTTAACCAATTCCTACAAAAATTCCAACGAGATTTCTTAGCACCTTAGCAAtgtgagattttgcgattctaaaggagtacggtgcaaccttttcgaagaatatcatacagatttttccctactccaggtatgttaaggctaaacctttcttttattttggcatgatctcgtaacaACATGTGTTTAATAACGAGACATAAGGAGAaattcatattcctgaatttgtgtacattttcctagtctcgtaagttacagtattctccttatcgggactttatattcaattgagtattgtcttcttccagtcaagagagtagagaatttatatatacaatattacagtattttcactaccattaagctataattgatgggcaggagcctattgggaaacctctgattagatggtaagttatataccgagcttaCTGTGGCTGAGTTCCTCTGAGCAAGCCTAGTTggccgagatatagagcctagtatggccgagcgcctatgagtgagcctaaTACGAcaaagcagttatatatatatatataccgagcctaataaggccggacaactattttacttactatattaagagagttgagtcagtatcagcaggtaagcctatcttcagattatctttgactccgaGTTacttcagttattatattatcagttcagtttcagctttcagttattttattgccttgcatactcggtacattatttcgtactgacgtcctttttttgagggagacgctgcatttcatgcgtgcaagtTTAGTCAAACAGATGgctagacctcctcagtaggtgttgcccgagttcagctttatcggtaagcgcCATGTCCTTTAGAGTTGCTAGGTTTAGAGTTCTGTGTAcatcctttatatatatatatatatatatatagctttatCGATAAGCTCCCCTTCTTTCAGAGTTACCAGGGCTAGCAGTGTGGTgtgtatcttgtgtatatatgtagataggttatgggtaggtcggggccctgttccgatcatagtacatctattagtagaggcttgtagacatatcctatcagttagtacaatatgttgggcttgtaggccttgtatgtatattatGTTGGTTTGTTAGCTGTATTAGATATGACGACCTTGTCGGCTCAactttatattgatgtttagtctGTGGTAGTTttcatttagttttatatttttcttcacaaattttCTTGCAATGTGGctccatggccaaagtatgacattatatgttcagagtcccttagtcgcaagtagatacgcaaggatagatgaggcaccgggtgccggttTCACCCCCAAGGTTCGGGGCgggacaaaagtggtatcagagcagttctatcctagggagtctacaagtcatgtctagtagggtcttgtttatagatgtgttgtgacaccacattatataagcaaGGGACTACAAGGTatttaggagttggttacccttTTTTCAAATCTAAATCATGCTATAGAACTGAGTTATAagaaatttgagttaaacttacgtGTTGGCATTTGCGTGCATAGATGACGGTGACTAGGAAGACTACGGCTAGCCAGAACAGAGATATAACAATAGGTGAAGGGACTAGCAGGGTACCCCAAGTAGATGGGGCCCAATTGGAGTCCTAGAGAGAGACCCCTACTCAGCCATTACCGGCTCCTCCACCACATGAGGATATTCCTAGGGAGACCGCACATCCAGTTCCCCCTCTGCATCTATCGGATCAGGACTTGAGGAGTGTGGTGCAGTTCTTGACACAATTAGAAGCTACCCAGCAACAGGCTAGGGCATCCGCTAGTGTAGGATCTTCTGAGGGGTCTGGGAGTTCAAGGATCCGAGAGTTTATTGATTTGAGTCCCACAGAGTTCACGGTGACAGATCAAAGAGAGGACCCGCATGATTTCATAGATTAGCTTCACAAGATCTTTAGGGTTATGCATGCCATGGAGAAAGAGGCAGTTTAGCTAGCAGCTTTTCGGCTCTGAGATATAGCCATTCTTTGGTAAGAGTGATGGGAAAGGTTCACAGGACGTGATGCACCTCCagctatttgggagaattttttgGATGAATTCTTTGGCCAGTACTTATCACGGGAAATCCTCCAAGCTAGAGTCGAAAGTATAGTCTCCGTTTTGACTCATTGGCCCGATATGCACCATCCATTGTTGCTACTATGCAGGATAGGATCCACAGGTTTATAGCAGGGTTTCCCCCAGAGTTGACTGAGGTATATGCCACCGCTGCACTGCAAGATAGTATAGATATCTCTTGGATTCAGGCATTCGCCCAGAATATAGAAAGGGGTAGGCGTCGGCAGCAAGGTATAGAGAGGAATGAGTCAGGGCAGAGTAAGAAGATGAGAATTTCCAGGTCTCAGGAGCAGTCTCAGGGTAGTTATAGGCCCCAATACTTTGTACGGCCACTTAGGCCTCCACCACCTCAGTTACAGGGTTACAGGTATGACCATTATACTCCGTCAGGACCAGGTGAGAGCTCATGGGCGTCGAGTTTGCAACGACAGCAAGATTTAGGGCAGACATGGTCATTTTCGCCACGGTGTGACATCTGTGGTAGAGGACACTTGGGCCAATGCTGAGCCTGTTCCgatgcttgttatacatgtggacgtccatgacatatgatgcgagatttccCAAATAGAGATTCTGGGGGTAGGGTACAACTAGCGAGTTCAACTATAGGATCATCTATGTCGATGCATTCTTCAAGGCACGAGTCTCAGTTTTCGGCTGGTAGAGGTCAAGGTAGAGGTAGAGGTTCCAGTTCAGATGGTAACTAGAATAGTAGTTATGCTTTAGCAGGTCAACAGGACCAGGAGTCTTCACTAGACGTTGTGacaggtatgttgaccatttgcTCTCACGATGcttatgccttgatagacccaggaTCTACTTTATCGTGTATTACCCCATTGGTTGTAGGGAAGtttggtatagtgcctgaaatactaagtgatccttttgtGGTATCTATACTGGTCGGAGAATCAATTATTGCTAGACGGGTTTACCGAGGTTGTATGGTGACAGTTTGTGGTCGTCAAACCTCAGTTGACCTAGTTGAGCTAAAGATGTTGGATTTTAatgctatcatgggcatggactggttggcagcTTGCTATGCCATAGTTGATTGTCGAGTAAATAcagccagatttcattttttgagtgagccagtccttgaatgggtaggtaatacagtgacacccagaagtaggatttcctatctgaaggcgaggaaaatgatcgcaaaaggatgcatttatcatattgtgcaAGTTAAAGATGTAGAtgctgagatacctacacttcagtCTATTCTAGTAGTAAAGGAGTATGCGGATGTATTTCCAGATGAGCTTCCAGGTATTCCTCTAGAGCGAGAGATTGAATTTGGCATCGATTTGCTTTCGGGAACTCAACCAATACCCATCCCTCCATATAGAATGGAACCTGccgaattgaaggagttgaagaagTAGTTAAAAGATTTGCTAGAGAAAGGTTTCATCAGGCCCAGTacctcgccttggggtgcaccggtacaGTTTGTATGGAATAAAGATGGCTCGTttaggatgtgtatcgattataggcaGCTGAACAAGGAAACTATTAAGAAGAAGTATCTACTtccaaggatagatgacttgtttgatcagttgtagggagctagatgcttttcaaagataAATGTTAGCTTATATGAGTCTACCAAACTATAGAGCACTTGATCCTTTATGAGTTTCTACTGAGAATACTTATGAAGAAGTAAGTAAAAGAGACacggatttttacgtggaaaaatcccactcaaggggacaaaaaccacgacctacacttgtaggctttcaacttcactaacttgtaatctcattattacaagccactttgtaatgactctattacaaagacttcaacttaacTGACTTGTGATACTCATACCATAAActactttgtcactctctagttacaaaaactttaacttatgactaactctagtcacaacaaaAACTTAAAGGGTTTGTgaattttgggtttcctaaaacacagcttctaagaaagcaagataggagttacaataaagaacaaataacaagattacaactcaactacggatacaaatagactcattgtgaaattgatcctttagtggagttgtcttcttgttcttgacttACTTGTGACTTCAATGCATGGATTAACACttaatgcttgagagaatatcactaagtGCTCAAGTGAATatttgtgccttgcaccaggttgttatgctacaaaagacatcacaatggtgatgtcaattcttggtacatGCTTCTTCCCAATGAAAAGTGACTGCTGCACTTGTCTGCTGCACTATTGCGTGTACAGTTGCagacagtcactttctgcagttgtgTTCCAGCTTTATGattgacttgtacttctatcagagaacaccaagggatcaggtccctgttATGTTCCTATTTATAGTAGTTCATTTGCTGGAGATCAGAATGGACTGCGTTCATTTGAAATGTATACCAAGTGAGTCAGTTTCTCTATTTGGTTcttaacaataagtttgttagatcatcaaaagataagaagcataaggcaaagatattgaaaacccatcaatagatttgaggtcggggtaccaccaggtcagggtttaggagaaagatattcccaagacagctttcaagacccgatatcgccacttcgagttccttgtcatgtccttcaggttgacgaatgcacctggcatatttatggacttgatgaatagaaTATTCCAGCcatttttagatctgttcgtaatagtatttattgatgatattttggtttatTCACATTTAGAGGATGAGCATGCGGACCACTTGCGAGTAGTACTCCAAACCCTCCGTGATAGTACATTGTATGCTAACTTTtctaaatgtgagttctggttgaagtctgtagcattcttggggcacattgtatccgatggaggtataaaggtagacaatcagaagattgaggctgtgaaatcctggcctagacctaccactctgatagagattcatagctttctagGCTTAGTAGGATACTACCGGAGGTTCGTAAAGGGTTTTTCTTCCCTTTCGACACCATTAACAAAGTTGACGCAGAAAGCAACTAAGTTCTAATGGACGGAGGCTTGCGAGtagagtttccaagagcttaagaacaAGTTGACCTCAGCGTCAGCGTCAGTTCTAACGCTTCCAGAgtccagatggttatgccatgtattgtgataCCTTAGtgtcgggttaggatgtgtcctAACACAATATTGGAAGGTAATTGcgtatgcttcaaggcagttaagGAAGCACGAGCAGAATTATCCGACCTACGACCTCGAGTTAGTTGCGGTTGTCCATGAACTTAAGATATGATAGCATTATTTATATAGTGTTCATGTTGATGTATTTACAGATCATAAaagcctgcaatatatcttcaaCCAAAAAGAACTAAATTTGCAACAAAGGCGATGActtgagttattgaaagattacaATGTTAACATTCTCTACTATCCAGGGAAAGCTA
Coding sequences:
- the LOC138872780 gene encoding uncharacterized protein; protein product: MTGCNITPPSVEISMKPQEKKGMENMLSIASKGVVVEEDDTTGVPSDEPYPFANDPGQGSSPQDSVDPAPSPHFYVEPLNMVVPEINYDSEEDTYDLQKGGYGVCSQEESKEQKKEKDDKGWKSYGADTASSEKLVKNSGDRSVKESGDKSNDEQVEKSCRRMQKKSVEKGKSIRKSVKRKMDDDEEPSSIKKAKVSESLSSGKRKLKNHKVLWGRTFASNILELAAMR